A part of Arachis hypogaea cultivar Tifrunner chromosome 12, arahy.Tifrunner.gnm2.J5K5, whole genome shotgun sequence genomic DNA contains:
- the LOC112729667 gene encoding uncharacterized protein: MRSWIRIPNLPIELYNPRFLWRVGSAIGQMLKIDRTTSIHSRGRFARICVEIDLAKQLVPRISVLGSELNIEYEGLYQICFNCGRYGHRMDQCGETVVEQVETQKVENVDQKADSGDNQAIDDNQNRSFTDFGIQHDTRPNQNPPNFGPWMMVRRQNEKKKAISSNEKGGNIHEINRGEKLAPEDIVESIEEGRGSRYNILYEENPQDVEVHAMHVDSEKSINNTQDGLQAAKAHNNVEKIQPIYKKILKLGAGKNPQGIRKPNHGLIGLKPNEKGNKLKAKMLEQSLPKAKEHINEASLVIHNKKNSEMEAMELVMLEHMRRLQDDQREAFEISKRMQSPLEAHEGRKSEIRWALTGLLLLKPLAILGVFGVYGMQVILTLFYMIMKGRAILPELFRRGNLVERLDRGLSNLNWQLKFPEAYLKHLPLLKSDHSPICLKFAADPSPNRGKRPFRFLAAWLSHPNFNELVHQSWHVKNSWTEGLLNFKNSLKEWNSNVFGDIWKRKSKILRRLQGITNSLSYSSNSFFEELQVQLWKDYEEVLAHEELLWYQKSRCKWIEFGDRNTKFFHGSTMVRRRKNKVRSLLDDGGILITDKNTLESMAFSFYSNLYMDCLPECPFVLTNDFPTLCEEDRNRVGGDISNMEIKEAVFAMGSFKAPGRDGLQAVFYQSQWDKVGSDLCTLIHRIFHEPEKVQEINETLITLIPKVEPVTSLKQMRPISLCNVSYKVVTKVLANRIRNLMEKLVKPTQCSFVPGRHSSNNIINAQEVIHTMRSKKGPKGWMTIKIDLEKAYDRIKWSFVRDTLLEVGFPNHIIKLIMSCISTARMRVLWNGEELDEFFPSRGIRQGDPLSPYIFVLCIERLSQLVNAAVDHGFWKPIKLNRDGPKLSHLCFADDLILFAEANLQQVDIIKKCLKAFCDSSGQKISNEKTRVYFSKNVGNQVRIEISEALEFARTDNLGKYLGVPLLHSKVSKHTFNDIINKLNSRLNSWKASSLSFAGRTTLVKSVLSSIPLYTMQTALLLVSTCNVIDRKCRSFLWGDTDQSKKNHLMNWDKVCQPKKAGGLGIRHASKMNHTFMMKAGWGLVEKRDSLWATVLRSKYKAGKDIIPNVERKPNSSNMWKGICKSWPDVKQNHIWRIGDGSVIKFWQHNWVPNLGSLDQHVPQVRTNYVEYSSSLMDFLDVSGNWDLNKLNSWLPEDMVKKIAAISPPSPWKMPDHVAWNLSSDGSFDLKQSYQVLCNTPPSYNGTFNLVWRWCGPERVRYFLWLVANNAILTNAERQRRHLSTASSCPRCNIHSETTLHVLRDCAFASAVWDNLLPLAWNQSFFSSNLQDWVSSNLSTSRNWQCLFGVVTSSLWFFRNKLIFEGNSTTVASAIAQIRVRFDEFNRSSRSKVHLNAPYANHARLISWKPPSEDAVKLNVDGSYMAITNNAACGGILRNYLGGFIKGFSCNLGSCSIMHAELWGIVHGLRIATSLNLSCVIVESDSASALKFITQSYPTTHSCSSLIEEIKLQANRIPHVYWNNVPREANSVADQLAKKGQHLPLGLHTFDSAPCEISHIIASDIASVPLFRGI; the protein is encoded by the exons ATGCGCT CATGGATTCGTATTCCTAATCTTCCAATCGAACTTTATAATCCTCGATTCTTGTGGCGTGTGGGGTCGGCCATTGGTCAAATGCTCAAAATTGATCGTACTACTTCCATTCACTCTAGAGGACGATTTGCTCGCATCTGTGTTGAGATTGATCTGGCAAAACAACTTGTACCACGTATTTCGGTGTTGGGTAGTGAGTTAAACATTGAGTATGAAGGGCTCTACCAGATTTGTTTCAATTGCGGCAGATATGGACACCGTATGGACCAATGTGGTGAGACGGTGGTGGAACAGGTGGAGACACAGAAGGTGGAAAACGTCGACCAGAAAGCAGATTCAGGCGACAATCAAGCAATTGATGATAACCAAAATAGAAGTTTCACGGATTTTGGGATTCAGCATGATACTCGGCCTAATCAAAATCCCCCAAATTTTGGCCCTTGGATGATGGTGAGAAgacaaaatgaaaagaaaaaggcaaTTAGTTCTAACGAAAAAGGAGGGAATATTCATGAAATTAATAGAGGCGAAAAATTAGCAcctgaagatattgttgaaagtATAGAGGAAGGAAGAGGATCACGCTATAATATCCTATATGAGGAAAATCCGCAGGATGTGGAAGTACATGCTATGCATGTTGATAGTGAAAAATCAATTAATAACACACAAGATGGGCTTCAAGCTGCCAAGGCCCATAACAATGTTGAAAAAATCCAACCCATATACAAGAAGATCCTGAAACTAGGTGCTGGAAAAAACCCTCAAGGAATTAGAAAACCAAATCATGGGCTAATTGGGCTTAAGCCCAATGAAAAAGGTAACAAATTGAAAGCCAAAATGTTGGAACAATCCTTACCCAAAGCTAAAGAGCATATCAACGAAGCTTCCTTAGTGATTCACAACAAGAAGAATTCCGAAATGGAAGCTATGGAGTTGGTGATGTTGGAACATATGCGGCGCCTCCAAGATGATCAAAGAGAAGCTTTTGAAATCTCCAAACGGATGCAATCACCTCTTGAAGCTCATGAG ggaagaaaatcagAGATAAGATGGGCTTTGACGGGTCTTTTATTGTTGAAGCCGTTGGCCATTCTGGGGGTATTTGGTGTTTATGGGATGCAG GTGATTTTAACGCTATTTTACATGATCATGAAAGGCAGGGCGATTCTTCCAGAGTTATTTCGG AGAGGTAATCTTGTAGAGAGACTTGATAGAGGTTTGAGCAATCTCAATTGGCAGCTTAAATTTCCTGAGGCTTATCTGAAGCACCTTCCCCTTCTCAAATCAGACCACTCTCCCATATGTTTGAAGTTTGCTGCTGATCCTTCTCCCAACAGAGGAAAGAGGCCTTTCAGATTTCTTGCTGCTTGGTTATCCCACCCTAATTTTAATGAGTTAGTTCATCAATCTTGGCATGTGAAAAACTCTTGGACAGAAGGActtcttaatttcaaaaattctcttaAAGAATGGAACTCCAATGTTTTTGGGGACATTTGGAAAAGGAAAAGCAAGATCCTGCGAAGACTTCAGGGCATCACCAATAGCCTAAGTTACAGCAGTAATTCTTTCTTTGAAGAACTTCAAGTGCAACTTTGGAAGGATTACGAGGAAGTTCTAGCCCATGAAGAGCTCCTTTGGTACCAGAAATCTAGATGCAAGTGGATAGAGTTTGGAGATAGAAATACAAAATTCTTTCATGGATCAACTATGGTTAGGCGGAGGAAGAATAAAGTTCGTTCTCTTCTAGATGATGGTGGTATATTAATTACTGATAAGAATACTTTGGAGAGTATGGCCTTTTCTTTTTACTCTAACTTGTATATGGATTGCCTCCCTGAGTGCCCTTTTGTTCTCACTAATGATTTTCCTACTCTTTGTGAGGAGGACCGAAACAGAGTGGGAGGAGATATTTCTAATATGGAGATTAAAGAGGCAGTTTTTGCTATGGGCAGCTTTAAAGCACCAGGAAGGGATGGTTTACAAGCTGTCTTTTATCAGAGCCAATGGGATAAAGTCGGGTCTGATCTTTGTACACTTATACATCGTATTTTTCATGAGCCTGAGAAAGTTCAAGAGATCAATGAAACTCTTATTACTCTTATTCCTAAGGTGGAACCTGTCACTAGCCTCAAGCAAATGAGACCAATCAGTTTATGCAATGTCTCCTACAAAGTTGTCACTAAAGTCCTTGCTAACCGTATTAGAAACCTCATGGAAAAGTTAGTCAAACCCACACAGTGCAGTTTTGTTCCTGGCAGACATAGCTCAAATAATATCATCAATGCTCAGGAAGTCATTCATACGATGAGAAGCAAGAAGGGTCCAAAAGGGTGGATGACTATCAAGATTGACttggaaaaagcttatgatagaaTCAAATGGAGCTTTGTTAGAGATACTCTTTTGGAGGTTGGTTTCCCAAATCATATTATCAAGCTCATTATGTCATGCATTTCCACAGCAAGGATGCGAGTTCTTTGGAATGGTGAAGAATTAGATGAATTCTTTCCATCCAGAGGTATTCGCCAAGGCGACCCCCTTTCACCGTACATTTTTGTACTGTGTATTGAACGCCTCTCTCAACTGGTTAATGCTGCTGTTGATCATGGGTTCTGGAAGCCTATCAAATTAAACAGGGATGGTCCTAAGCTCTCCCACCTCTGCTTTGCCGATGATTTAATTCTTTTTGCAGAAGCTAATCTCCAACAAGTGGATATTATCAAGAAATGCCTCAAAGCCTTCTGTGACAGCTCTGGCCAGAAAATTAGCAATGAAAAAACTCGGGTGTACTTCTCCAAGAACGTGGGAAACCAAGTTAGAATTGAGATCAGTGAAGCTCTTGAATTTGCTAGAACAGATAACCTTGGAAAGTATTTGGGTGTTCCTCTTCTACATTCCAAAGTATCCAAGCATACCTTCAATGACATCATCAACAAGCTCAACTCCAGACTAAATTCTTGGAAAGCCTCCTCTCTTTCGTTTGCAGGCAGAACTACCCTGGTGAAATCTGTCCTTTCTTCTATTCCTCTTTATACTATGCAAACTGCTTTATTACTTGTCTCTACTTGTAATGTTATTGATCGTAAATGCAGAAGTTTTCTTTGGGGCGATACTGACCAATCAAAGAAGAATCATCTCATGAATTGGGATAAAGTTTGTCAACCCAAGAAAGCGGGAGGTCTTGGCATTAGACATGCAAGCAAAATGAACCATACATTCATGATGAAAGCTGGATGGGGGCTAGTTGAGAAAAGAGATTCTTTATGGGCCACTGTGCTCCGATCCAAATATAAAGCCGGGAAGGATATCATTCCTAATGTTGAGCGAAAGCCTAATAGCTCTAACATGTGGAAGGGAATATGCAAGTCATGGCCAGATGTGAAACAAAATCATATCTGGCGTATTGGGGATGGCTCTGTGATTAAGTTTTGGCAACATAACTGGGTTCCCAATTTGGGTAGTCTTGATCAGCATGTGCCGCAGGTAAGAACTAATTATGTAGAGTATTCTAGTTCATTGATGGACTTCCTTGATGTTTCAGGTAATTGGGATTTGAACAAACTCAATAGCTGGCTGCCGGAAGATATGGTGAAGAAGATTGCTGCCATCTCTCCACCATCTCCATGGAAGATGCCGGATCATGTGGCATGGAACTTGTCATCGGATGGCTCCTTCGATCTCAAACAATCCTATCAAGTACTTTGCAACACTCCTCCTTCCTATAATGGGACGTTCAATCTGGTTTGGCGTTGGTGTGGTCCCGAACGTGTTCGATATTTTCTTTGGTTAGTTGCCAATAATGCAATCCTAACTAATGCGGAAAGACAACGACGTCACCTCTCAACCGCGTCATCATGTCCAAGATGTAACATTCACAGCGAAACGACCCTTCATGTCCTTAGAGACTGTGCATTTGCATCAGCGGTCTGGGATAACTTGCTGCCTTTGGCATGGAATCAAAGCTTCTTCAGCTCAAATCTTCAAGATTGGGTGAGCTCCAACCTCTCTACTTCAAGAAATTGGCAATGTCTTTTTGGGGTGGTGACATCCTCTCTCTGGTTTTTTCGAAATAAGCTGATTTTTGAAGGAAACTCCACTACAGTGGCCTCAGCTATAGCTCAAATTAGAGTAAGGTTTGATGAGTTCAACCGTTCGTCAAGATCTAAAGTGCACCTGAATGCTCCCTATGCCAATCATGCTCGATTAATAAGCTGGAAGCCTCCTAGCGAGGATGCTGTTAAGTTGAATGTAGATGGCTCCTATATGGCAATAACTAATAATGCTGCTTGTGGTGGGATCCTTAGAAACTATCTTGGAGGGTTCATTAAAGGCTTCTCTTGCAATCTCGGGAGCTGCTCCATCATGCATGCGGAACTATGGGGGATTGTCCATGGTCTTCGGATTGCTACTTCTCTAAATCTTTCTTGTGTAATTGTGGAATCGGACTCGGCTTCAGCGTTAAAGTTCATCACCCAAAGCTATCCAACTACTCATTCTTGTTCCTCCCTTATTGAGGAAATCAAGCTCCAAGCAAACCGCATCCCTCATGTGTACTGGAATAATGTGCCTCGCGAAGCTAACTCTGTTGCGGATCAACTAGCAAAGAAAGGGCAGCATTTACCTCTTGGTCTCCATACTTTTGATTCAGCCCCTTGTGAAATTTCTCATATTATAGCTTCCGATATAGCTTCTGTCCCTCTGTTTAGAGGCATTTAG